In Salinibaculum sp. SYNS191, the genomic window AACACCGCGGAATCGACGGCGTCGGCGTACTCCTCGTCGCACATGATGATGCCGCCGCGGCCGGCGCGGATGGTCTTGTGGGTGCTGCCGGTCACGAAGTCGGCGATGCCGACCGGCGAGGAGTGGACGCCCGCCGCGACGAGGCCGGTGATGTGGGCGATGTCGGCGAGGTGGTAGGCGTCGACGGCGTCGGCCGCGCGCTGTATCTCCTCCCACTCGATGTCCCGCGGGTACGCGGAGTAGCCGGAGACGATGATGTCCGGCTGGAACGCCTCGGCCTGCTCGTGGAGTTCCTCGTAGTCGATGTAGCCCGTCTCGGCGTCGACGTGGTACTGCTCGACCTCGTAGGTCTTGCCCGTGAAGTTCGCGGGGTGGCCGTGGGAGAGGTGGCCGCCGTGTTCCAGTTCCAGCGAGAGAATCCTGTCGCCGGGGTCGAGCATCGCGAGGTAGACGCCCATGTTCGCCTGCGTGCCCGAGTGAGGCTGGACGTTGACGTGTTCCGCGCCCCAGAGTTCCTTCGCGCGCTCGATTGCCAGGGTCTCCACCTCGTCGGCGTACTCACAGCCCGCGTAGTAGCGCTCGCCGGGGTAGCCCTCAGCGTACTTGTTGGTGAGTTCCGAGCCCTGCGCTTCGAGGACGGCCTCGCTGACGTGGTTCTCGCTGGCGATCATCGCCAGCGTGTCGTTCTGCCGCTCGCGTTCGCCCTCCAGGGCGTCGGCGACGGCGGGGTCCACGTCACGTACCGTGTCGTAGCTCATGTGGCAAGCCAGGGGAGTGGGGGCTAAGAATCTACCTTTCCGGCCGAGAGATGCGAGGGACGTGCACGGAGAGAGAAGGTAACACACAAGCGCCGACGGTCCCTGCCCGCGACCATGGAGACGACGCGTCACTTCGTCGCGACCGTCTACGTCGTCCACGACGGCGCGACAGCCCTGCACCACCATGACAAACTCGACATGTGGCTCCCGCCCGGCGGTCACATCGACCGCGACGAGGTGCCCCACCGGGCGGCGGTGCGGGAAGTCCGCGAGGAACTGGGACTGGACCCGGACCTCGTCGCACCGGAGGAGGCAATCGAATCCGCTACCGTCCAGTCGATTCCACAGCCACAGCACTTCCTGCTCGAAGATATCAACGTCTGCGACGGCGAGGTCGGTCACCAGCACATCGACTTCGTCTTCTACGGCGCGGTCGACAGCCGCGACATCACGCCGTCCGCGGGCGAACAGCCCGCGGAGGACTGGGAGTGGTTCACGCCGGCAGACCTGGAGGAACGCGCCGAGCAACTGGCGTCGGACGTGGTGGAAATCGGCCAGCGCGCAATCGAAGCCGTCGGCAGGGAGTGAATCAATCGGCTGGAATGGTGACCGAGCGGTTCGTACGAAGGGAGTCAGTGTACAGTACAGCTCACACAGTCAGCAGGCAACTGTTGCTGATGGGCCTGAATGGCGAGTCGTATTGGCTCGTCGTTGTAACCGCGCCCTTACTTATCATGCAATATCAAAGTACTCGACCCTAACAATTTTTGAGAGCGGTGAGAGATGATATTATATGGACGAACAGCCCTCCCTGTTCCTTTTTATCGGTATGGCAGTCTTCATGACAATTGTCGCCGTTTACGTCGGTAGCAACGTTCCACTCGGTGACTCACTCCACGCGCAACTGCTGGCGTACTTATCGGCGTTTGCCATCGCCCAGACGATGGTGACGTACGTGATGATCCGGCAGTGGCTGGATTACGCCGAGAGCAACTGGATCGAGCTGAACAACAAGGAGACTACGAGCCCCACGTCAGACGATTGAACAAGGGACATACTCACCATTAGCTGACAGTATTCTCGATCGGTAGAGTCTGGGCCGGCCGCACAATATGCAACCATACTGAATGAAGGACCGCGAAAAAGGTGGTCAGTCCCCCGCGTAAGCCGCCTCGAAGGGCTTCGGCGGGAGGAGCAATTCCTCCAGGTCGGCCATGTGCTTGACGTTGTAGACGACCTTCAGTTCGTCCGTTATCGGCATGCCGTTGCACGACAGGCGAATGTTGCGCTCCATCATCTCGGTCGGGAGGACGTGGTTGACGGGCATCGACAGTTCCCCCTCGTGGAGCAAGATGGCGCAGTTGACGCAGGCCCCGCCACGGCAGGCGAACGGCCAGGCGAACCCGCGGTTCTCCGCCGCCTCCAGCAGCGACTCGCCCGGCTCCGCGTAGAAGCGGCCGTAGTCCTCCGTGTCGAGGTCCGCCGCCGCGGCCTTCTCGAAGAGGGTGTCGTCGTCGACGGCCCAGCCGTGGTCGGCGAGGACGTCGTAGTTGAGATAGGTCACCTCCGTCCTGGCCCGCCGGCGAGTGGGACCGGTCTCGGCCACCGCGGCTGGCTCCTCCGGTTCCTCGCCCGCGATGATGCGTTCGTAGGCCGCCCGCACCCGGCGGAACTCCTCGACCGACCCGCCCTGGTCCGGGTGGGCCTCCTTGACGCGCTCGCGATAGGCGCGCTCGACCGTCTCGTCGTCCGCGTCGCGGTCGATGCAGAGCACGTCGAACGGGGACTCCATTGAGATACCAGTACGGCGTCGAGCAATAAACGGTTTTCACCGTAGCGTCGCTCGGTTCCCGAGTCCCGGCGGCCTCCAGCGATGTCCCGGCCGGTCACTCGACCAGCGACTCGACGAACTGGGTCACGTGGTCGTCCATCCGGCGTTTGAACCCCGCCTGCCGCGCCAGCCGGTCCAGTTCGCGCGAGACGAGGCTGCCGTACTGGACCGCCTTCTTCTCGCGGAAGGCCAGCCGGTCGGGGAGCCACTCGCGAGCGGCCAGCCGCAGCGCCCACTTGCGCTCGCCGCGGTCGGTCACCAGTAGGTCGCCGGGCAGGGCGAGCGCCTCCTCGACCACCCGGTCGTGCAACAGCGGCGCGACGGGCTCGACCCCCGCAGCCCGCAGCGCGAGCACGTCCCGCTGTAGCTGGTCGGGGAGCGTCCCCATCACCTCCCGGCGCGCGCCGCGGACGGTGTCGGCGTCGACGCGGGGGTCGTCGGGTGCGCGGGCGACTTTCGCGTACCCGCCGAACAGTTCGTCCGCGCCCTGGCCGACCGCCAGTCGGTCGAAGCCGTCGGCAGCCACCCGCTCGGCGACCAGAAACAGCGGCAGCGCAATCTGGACCGCCATCGCGTCGGTGCGACCGATGGCGGCGACGAGGTCCGGCACCGCCGCTTCGAGGGCGGCGTGGTCGAGTTCCACCGTGCGCACGTCGCACCCGAGCGCGGCCGCGCCCGAGCGGGCGGCGTCCAGGTCGTGACTGTCCGGGAACCCGACGGCGTACAGCGGCGCGTCCAGCCGGGCAGCCAGGAGCGCGGAGTCGACGCCGCCGGAGAAGGCGACGGCCAGGCCGTCTGTCGCCACCCCCGACAGCGACTCGTCGACCGCCGACCGGACGGCAGCGACCGCCTCGTCGGGGTCGGAAACCGGGTCTGGGTCGGGGAGCGTCCAGACGCGCTCGTCGCCCGCGGCGGTGCGGACGTGACCCGCGGGGACGGCGACGGGGTCGGCCAGGTCCGCGGGGTTGTGACTCCACGTCGTCGCGTCGTCGCGCTCGGAGAACAGCGGTTGTCGCCCCAGTACGTCGCGGACGAGCCGGCCGTCGACTTTGCCGGCGAAGCCAGCGCTCCCGGGCAGCGGGTCACCCGTCTCGATGGCGGCACGGACGAGGGACGGGTCCGCACCGGCGACGTCGGCCCTCATTCGATGAGGCTGCGAAAGCGGGCGGCGACGCGGCGTTTCACCCCGCCGGCGGCCTGGCGGAAGCTGATGTGCCAGGGCGTGCGCCGGCCCTCGACGGTCGTCCGGCCGTCGACGATGGCCGCCAGGATGGCCTCGACCGTCGGCTCCGCCGCGTCGACGTTGGTGATTGCGCGCCCGACCATCTCGCTGATGTGGGCGTCGCTGCCGGCGGTCTTGGGCATGCCCGCCTCGTCGGCGAAGCGCTCGGCCTGGCGGTTCGCACGACCGGTCAACAGCCGCGAGTTGTACACCTCGATGGCGTCGGCGGCGGTGAGGTCCCCCCGGGAGATGTTCGCGAGGACGCCGCTGCGGGACTCCTGGAAGGGGTGGGGGACCACCGCGATGCCGCCGGCGTCGTGGATGCGGTCGAGCGTGTCGTGGAAGGACAGGCCCGCGGGGACCAGTTCCTCGACGCCGAGTGCGAGGACGTGGCCGGCGTCGCAGGTCACCTCCATGCCGGGGATACCGACGAGGCCGTAGTCGGCGGCGCGGGCCGCGGCGTCGAGGCTGGCCTCGATTTCGTCGTGGTCAGTCACTGCGAGGCCGTCGAGCCCGACGGCCGCGGCCCGTTCCAGCAGGCTGTCGACGGGGTCCCGGCCGTCGTAGGACAGCGACGAGTGCGTGTGAAGCTCGACCGACAGCACACGCTGGCGTAACACAGGGAGTGAGAAAAGCGCCCCGGTCCCGTCCGGCGCGGCGCGGGACGACGGCCACGCGCTGCCCGGACCGAGAGCAACCGGCGGGTGCGACGCGAATACACGGTTTTATCAGCACTGACGAAGGGACTGTGTTGTATGAGCGAGCCCACGCAGACGACCTGTTCGCGCCGCGCGCTCCTGAAGGCGAGCGCGGGCGCGACGGCAGCGGCGGCAGCGACCGGGACGGCAGTCGCACAGGACGCGCCCTACGACGGCTACCTCAGCGACGCGAACCTGTACGACGGGACCACCGTGGACCTGACCGGGCAGAGCGAGGTGACCATCGAGGTCGGTGCGGGCAACGGACTCGCCTTCAACCCGCCGGCGGTGCAGGTCGACCCCGGGACGACCGTGACCTGGGAGTGGACCGGCGCGGGCGGCAACCACAACGTGGTCGCCGACGACGAATCCTTCCGCAGCGGCGACCCCGTCAGCGAGGCCGGCACCACCTTCGAGCAGACCTTCGAGGAGGCGGGCGCGGTCAAGTACTTCTGCGAGCCCCACGGGGAGGTCGGCATGCGGGGGGTCGTGGCCGTCGGCGACACCGCCGAGGGCGACGTCAGCGCCCCGGAGACGGGCGGCGACGGTGGCAGCGGTGGCGAGGGCGGTGAGGGGAACGGCGGCTCCGGGTCCGGGACCGCGGCCAACCAGCTCGCCCTCGGGACGCTGCTGGCGATGCTGGTGATGGGGCTGCTGTCGCCCGTCGTCTTCCTGTTGCTCGCCCGCCGCCGGATGGGCGAGAGCCGGCCACCGTCCTGAGACCCGGCCGAACCCGTGGTGGAGCAGTCCTGCGTCGGGAGCCGTGTCGGAGCCGTTATTACCGTCCCGTGGAAAGACCCGGCAGAGATGGTCCGTGACCCGTTCGCCGACGAGGACATCCCCGACCTGCAGGATGTGCTCGACGCGCTGGACGACCCGGACTGCCGGGCTATCGTACGGGCCCTCGACGAGCCGATGACGGCCGACGAAATCTCCAACCGGGCCGACGTGCCGCTCTCGACGACGTACCGGAAGCTCGACCTGCTGACCGAGGC contains:
- the fer gene encoding ferredoxin Fer → MESPFDVLCIDRDADDETVERAYRERVKEAHPDQGGSVEEFRRVRAAYERIIAGEEPEEPAAVAETGPTRRRARTEVTYLNYDVLADHGWAVDDDTLFEKAAAADLDTEDYGRFYAEPGESLLEAAENRGFAWPFACRGGACVNCAILLHEGELSMPVNHVLPTEMMERNIRLSCNGMPITDELKVVYNVKHMADLEELLLPPKPFEAAYAGD
- a CDS encoding PHP domain-containing protein, with the protein product MLSVELHTHSSLSYDGRDPVDSLLERAAAVGLDGLAVTDHDEIEASLDAAARAADYGLVGIPGMEVTCDAGHVLALGVEELVPAGLSFHDTLDRIHDAGGIAVVPHPFQESRSGVLANISRGDLTAADAIEVYNSRLLTGRANRQAERFADEAGMPKTAGSDAHISEMVGRAITNVDAAEPTVEAILAAIVDGRTTVEGRRTPWHISFRQAAGGVKRRVAARFRSLIE
- the glyA gene encoding serine hydroxymethyltransferase; this translates as MSYDTVRDVDPAVADALEGERERQNDTLAMIASENHVSEAVLEAQGSELTNKYAEGYPGERYYAGCEYADEVETLAIERAKELWGAEHVNVQPHSGTQANMGVYLAMLDPGDRILSLELEHGGHLSHGHPANFTGKTYEVEQYHVDAETGYIDYEELHEQAEAFQPDIIVSGYSAYPRDIEWEEIQRAADAVDAYHLADIAHITGLVAAGVHSSPVGIADFVTGSTHKTIRAGRGGIIMCDEEYADAVDSAVFPGGQGGPLMHNVAGKAVGFEEALEPEFDEYARQVVDNAVALGEQLQDHGFSLVSGGTDNHLVLVDLRDSHPDTTGKEAEAALEEVGIVLNANTVPGETRSAFNPSGIRAGTPGITTRGFDEEATREVADLIARVVDDHDDEDVKAEVADRVAELTDEFTLYE
- a CDS encoding asparagine synthase C-terminal domain-containing protein gives rise to the protein MRADVAGADPSLVRAAIETGDPLPGSAGFAGKVDGRLVRDVLGRQPLFSERDDATTWSHNPADLADPVAVPAGHVRTAAGDERVWTLPDPDPVSDPDEAVAAVRSAVDESLSGVATDGLAVAFSGGVDSALLAARLDAPLYAVGFPDSHDLDAARSGAAALGCDVRTVELDHAALEAAVPDLVAAIGRTDAMAVQIALPLFLVAERVAADGFDRLAVGQGADELFGGYAKVARAPDDPRVDADTVRGARREVMGTLPDQLQRDVLALRAAGVEPVAPLLHDRVVEEALALPGDLLVTDRGERKWALRLAAREWLPDRLAFREKKAVQYGSLVSRELDRLARQAGFKRRMDDHVTQFVESLVE
- a CDS encoding NUDIX hydrolase; the protein is METTRHFVATVYVVHDGATALHHHDKLDMWLPPGGHIDRDEVPHRAAVREVREELGLDPDLVAPEEAIESATVQSIPQPQHFLLEDINVCDGEVGHQHIDFVFYGAVDSRDITPSAGEQPAEDWEWFTPADLEERAEQLASDVVEIGQRAIEAVGRE
- a CDS encoding helix-turn-helix domain-containing protein, with protein sequence MVRDPFADEDIPDLQDVLDALDDPDCRAIVRALDEPMTADEISNRADVPLSTTYRKLDLLTEASLLEEGTEIRPDGQHASQYSVAFEEVVIGLADSREFEVEVTRQPRTADERLADLWSEVRKET
- a CDS encoding halocyanin domain-containing protein, whose amino-acid sequence is MSEPTQTTCSRRALLKASAGATAAAAATGTAVAQDAPYDGYLSDANLYDGTTVDLTGQSEVTIEVGAGNGLAFNPPAVQVDPGTTVTWEWTGAGGNHNVVADDESFRSGDPVSEAGTTFEQTFEEAGAVKYFCEPHGEVGMRGVVAVGDTAEGDVSAPETGGDGGSGGEGGEGNGGSGSGTAANQLALGTLLAMLVMGLLSPVVFLLLARRRMGESRPPS